Within Thermodesulfovibrionales bacterium, the genomic segment TCAACTTCACCGGAGACGATAAAGTAGGTGAGAGAGAAATTCGTGGTTATCATCAATGGTGAATCAGGGGTAGGTTCTCCGATCTTGTAGATCTTCTGTTCGACCTGCATCGGCACCTGTGGGTCGGTATAGACATTCTGCCTCAGAGTAAAGAGGGCAAGGTTTTTCCATCTGTCGACACTACTCATCACGATGATCGAGGAATATTTTGCGACGCCGAGAGCTGCGATAAGGAGCTCAGCCATACTGTCGTCCCTCTCGGCAAAGGTTATCACCGGGTATCCAAGGGCCTTGAAGTTTTTCTTGATCGCGGCGCGGCGAATGAGAGTATTGTCTCTGATAATTTCCTTTGCACTCCGCGCTCCGGAATCAATGACGATATCATCGACGCCGAGACCTTTTATCTTTTCGGTCAGTGTCGAGAGCGCATCGAGTCCATCCGCCCTCACACCGAGGGAAGTCTTGTAAGTCTTCGCAAGGACTGCCATGGCCTCGGCGTTTGATCCGTCAGCACCGTAAAGAAGAGTCTTCTTGTCCCCGACGACCTTAAGGGCAGCCTCGGCTGACGCGGGATTGCCTGTGGATATGATTAAGGGGACCGCAGGGGCCTTTGAGGCGACAGCTTTCACAACACCCTCAAATTTTGAAGCGTCGTTCGACGAGTTCGTTATGCATATTGCGTCGATCCTCAGTTTCTGGCCGACCCTGTCGATCTCGGATGATAGAACACCATCGACAGTCCTGTTGATCTCATCTTCAGGCATCGAATCCTTTACCTCAACAGCAAAGACCGCAGGGTTAACGAACTTCTTCTCGTGTCTGAAGAGGACCGTCTCTTCACCCATCTTGACAGCCTTGTCTCCCGTACCGAGGGTTATCGGCCTGACAGGGGGAGCAGAAGCCTCACCCAACAACTTCTTCGCCTCTTCTGAAACGTCAGGGCACGCATCAAGAGACGCCTGCCTCTGGGCGAGCTTCATAGCAAAGGCAAGACATGTTGGATGTCCGCATTTTTTGCAATTCGTCTTTGGAAGTAATTTAAATATCTCTACACCGGTGAGAGCCATATCCTTCCTCCCTTACATTAACTCGTCAATGAATTTTTCGACTGATTTTACCGCTGCCGGATGCCTCATGATCAGAAGCTCAGCTCCTGCAACAAGCAGCGCTCCTGCCGTAGTCGTCTCCCAGGCAATGCCCCTCTCCTCAAGAGAACCCCAGAGGGGAAGGTCGGCCTCGGGAGCCTGGGTTTCCTTGACCTTCCACACGTACATCCCGACATCACCAAGCATGGGAGGCTGCATCGTCGCGTCATTCTGCGTAAGCGCTGCAAGCCGTATCCTCTCCATGACGGAATACGTATATTCAACGCCGTATCCTAGGGCAGAGCACATCGGGTCGGTTATGAGCCGCTCTTTCTCGAAGCCCATCTGGGTTATGAGAATGTTGAGCTGCTTTGAGAGGTTGATGTCGAGCTCTGACATCGCGATGAGCTTGTGATTGTTCGCCATTGCCGCAGCGGCGATCGTCTTGTAGTTGGCTTCCTGTGCCTTCCCGATAATGCAATTCTTGTCCTTGGCTGCCTCTGCAGCCGCAACGAGCACAGAGGAATCCTTCTCGGAACTGTTGCTGCCGAGGATGATGAGAGGGACTTTGATAGCGGCAAGGACGTCCTTTACTGTTTTGGCAGCGTCCTCGGGAGAACGGTTTTCCCTGTCCGGATGTGTACCGATAAGCCTGAGGGCTATTGCCTTTGCCTTCAGTTCGTTCTGGCAGTATCCGGCCCACGTGACGGGGTCGCCCGAAACGCTTGCATAGACATTCTTCACAGTCTCAGGCCAGTCATCAGGAGGAATGTCTTGGATCTCAAAGGCTATGAGAGGTCTGTTCGGGACATTCCCTTCAAAAGAATGGAAGGTCAGTACGTTCTCTCCGCCGAACTTGGCGGGGTTATCGGTTCCTATGGTAACCTCAAAAACCTTGCCCGGATACGTCTCTGTCGGAGCAGCAAAAGCCATGTTCTACCTCCTAAGAATTAAGGATACGATTAAGGTCAAGATTAAGATTCATTAAACACGATGGCTTAACCCCAACCCTCGTCTCCATGCATTTACATTTCCAGATAGGAATGGGCGTACAGGGTCCTGCCCGTGATCACATCAACGGTCTTGATGACCTCGGCCATTTCATGGGCGTCAGCAATCGCCGCTGTCAGGCCGGCTTCCATGAGCAGCAGGAAAAAGTACTTGTTCAATATCGGCCTCAGTGTTTTGGGACAGCCGTTCGATATATTGCTTAAGCCCACCACGGTCTTCATGGGCGGATCGTTCAATTCCTGGAACATCTTTATGGACTTTATAACGTGGAGGGCATGGTCCTGGGAGGTCGCTATCTGCAGGACGAGGGGATCAAGGTAGAGGTCTTCGAGAGGAACGCCGCACTCCATCGCCCTAGCCATGATTTCTGCCGCTATCCCTGCCCTCTCTTCGGCATCAGCGGGAAGGCCACCCTTTCCAACGGTAAGTCCGATGACCTGGGCATGATACTTTGCCCCCAGCTCAAGGATAGGGAATCGTTCAGGGTCGTTCGAGGTGGAATTGATCAATGGCCGGCCCCACTGGTTATTATGTACCTTTAATCCAGCCTCAATCGCCTTGAAATTCGTCGTATCGAGACAGACGGGAAGGGAGACAACCTCCTGAATAGTCGTGACCATCCATTGCATCAGGTCTTCTCCTCCGTCCTCAGCAGGTCCTATGTTGGCGTCGATCATTCCAGCCCCCTGCTTCCACTGGGTCGTCGCGATTTCCTGGATAGGCCCCTTGTCCTTCTTCATCATAGCCTCTCTGACCCTCTTGGCTATGATGCTCAATTTCTCTCCGATAATAAACATTCCTCTCCTCCTTTCAAGAATATAAGCTTTATTAATCCGAGGATTAACAATCTTAATCAATTCTTCCACAAAAGTAAAGATTTTTCCGACACGGATCACTTCAGAGTCAAGGCACCAAATAAACAGATTATGCTCCCAAGAGCTCTTCGTCCCAACAGCTGCTCCCAATGATCGAAAGAGTCGAAAACCTTCCCAACCTCAATGTGAAGGAAGCATCACTGATGCTCTCCTTGCTCAGCAGATGGATGAGCGGAGCACGAGGAAACGTCCACTACCGGCCAATGATAAGGATAACAAAGATTTAAGAAGATTTCCATAGCTCATCTAATAAGTCTTATAAGATTATTTTATGAACTCATAATTATCAGGTCCTTTCTCTTTGGTGGGAGCTTTTCGGTCCTGAGGAGATGATTTACCTCCCTCCCTATGTGATGGAAATTTGCCCGGAGGAAACGGCAAAGACAGGATAAGCGA encodes:
- the acsC gene encoding acetyl-CoA decarbonylase/synthase complex subunit gamma — translated: MALTGVEIFKLLPKTNCKKCGHPTCLAFAMKLAQRQASLDACPDVSEEAKKLLGEASAPPVRPITLGTGDKAVKMGEETVLFRHEKKFVNPAVFAVEVKDSMPEDEINRTVDGVLSSEIDRVGQKLRIDAICITNSSNDASKFEGVVKAVASKAPAVPLIISTGNPASAEAALKVVGDKKTLLYGADGSNAEAMAVLAKTYKTSLGVRADGLDALSTLTEKIKGLGVDDIVIDSGARSAKEIIRDNTLIRRAAIKKNFKALGYPVITFAERDDSMAELLIAALGVAKYSSIIVMSSVDRWKNLALFTLRQNVYTDPQVPMQVEQKIYKIGEPTPDSPLMITTNFSLTYFIVSGEVENSKVPSRLAVMDCEGLSVLTAWAAGKFTASKIAQFIQESGVENEIKHRELILPGYVAILSGSVEEKLSGWKVTVGPREANALPAFLKLRG
- a CDS encoding acetyl-CoA decarbonylase/synthase complex subunit delta, with product MAFAAPTETYPGKVFEVTIGTDNPAKFGGENVLTFHSFEGNVPNRPLIAFEIQDIPPDDWPETVKNVYASVSGDPVTWAGYCQNELKAKAIALRLIGTHPDRENRSPEDAAKTVKDVLAAIKVPLIILGSNSSEKDSSVLVAAAEAAKDKNCIIGKAQEANYKTIAAAAMANNHKLIAMSELDINLSKQLNILITQMGFEKERLITDPMCSALGYGVEYTYSVMERIRLAALTQNDATMQPPMLGDVGMYVWKVKETQAPEADLPLWGSLEERGIAWETTTAGALLVAGAELLIMRHPAAVKSVEKFIDELM
- a CDS encoding dihydropteroate synthase, whose translation is MFIIGEKLSIIAKRVREAMMKKDKGPIQEIATTQWKQGAGMIDANIGPAEDGGEDLMQWMVTTIQEVVSLPVCLDTTNFKAIEAGLKVHNNQWGRPLINSTSNDPERFPILELGAKYHAQVIGLTVGKGGLPADAEERAGIAAEIMARAMECGVPLEDLYLDPLVLQIATSQDHALHVIKSIKMFQELNDPPMKTVVGLSNISNGCPKTLRPILNKYFFLLLMEAGLTAAIADAHEMAEVIKTVDVITGRTLYAHSYLEM